One segment of Cetobacterium sp. NK01 DNA contains the following:
- a CDS encoding fructose-1,6-bisphosphatase has protein sequence MNIKEEELKYLKLLAKNFPTIAETATEIINLEAILSLPKGTEHFISDIHGEYEAFNHVLKNCSGVIKEKIENIFINLPEKEKNQLATVIYYPKEKIELIQSLGIDMEEWYKRTIPRILEVLKVVSSKYTRSKVGKAMTKEFSYIIQELLYERAEEQNKKDYIEGIINTIIDIGRGKEFIINVSMLIQRLVVDTLHIVGDIYDRGPYPHKIVDKLMKYHNVDIQWGNHDILWVGAACGHGACIANAIRICLRYSNREILEDGYGINLLPLATLAMEFYGGDSCSEFKPKTKDKSSDEELLSKMHKAISIIQFKLEGEVIKRNPTFNMEDRLLLHNLDNSYLTLDRDNLYSLNEREKEVVEGLMRSFKNSEKLQEHIKFLLEKGSVYLKKNSNLLFHGCMPLDEKGGFREVDIFGKKYSGKRLFERCDQLCREGYYDENSIQGKDFIWYLWCGKDSPLFGKDKMRTFERYFFVDKESHKENYDYYYEFSENKEVADRILKEFGILDEYSHIINGHVPVKVRKGETPIRAQGKLILIDGGFSKAYQSTTGIAGYTLIFNSHGKRLVCHKPFENIGDSVEKCLDFQSTTEIVDSKKERLKVRDTDIGKDLESQVKELKKLLYCYKMGIIKSV, from the coding sequence ATGAATATAAAAGAGGAAGAATTAAAATACTTGAAACTTTTAGCTAAAAATTTTCCAACAATTGCTGAAACAGCAACAGAAATAATAAATTTAGAGGCAATTTTATCTTTACCAAAGGGGACGGAACATTTTATAAGTGATATACATGGAGAATATGAAGCTTTTAATCATGTTTTAAAAAATTGTTCAGGTGTAATAAAAGAAAAAATAGAAAATATATTTATAAATTTACCTGAAAAGGAAAAAAATCAATTGGCAACGGTAATATACTATCCTAAAGAAAAAATAGAGCTTATTCAATCTTTAGGTATAGATATGGAAGAGTGGTATAAAAGAACTATACCAAGAATATTAGAAGTTTTAAAAGTAGTTTCCTCTAAGTATACAAGATCAAAAGTAGGAAAGGCTATGACAAAAGAATTTTCCTATATCATTCAAGAGCTCTTATATGAACGAGCTGAAGAGCAAAATAAAAAGGACTACATAGAAGGTATTATAAATACGATAATAGATATTGGAAGAGGTAAAGAGTTTATAATAAATGTAAGCATGCTTATTCAAAGATTAGTTGTAGATACATTACATATAGTGGGGGATATTTATGATAGAGGACCATATCCACATAAAATAGTGGATAAGCTTATGAAATACCATAATGTGGATATTCAATGGGGAAATCATGACATATTATGGGTAGGTGCAGCTTGTGGGCATGGAGCTTGTATAGCAAATGCTATTAGAATATGCTTGAGATATTCTAATAGAGAGATATTAGAAGATGGATATGGAATAAATCTATTACCTTTGGCAACCTTAGCTATGGAGTTTTACGGTGGTGATTCATGTAGTGAGTTTAAACCAAAAACAAAAGATAAAAGTAGTGATGAAGAGTTACTTTCTAAAATGCATAAAGCGATTTCGATTATTCAGTTTAAATTAGAGGGAGAAGTAATAAAAAGAAATCCAACATTTAATATGGAGGATAGACTTCTACTTCATAATTTAGATAACTCATATTTAACATTAGATAGAGATAATCTTTATAGTTTAAATGAAAGAGAAAAAGAAGTAGTAGAGGGATTGATGAGAAGTTTTAAAAATAGTGAAAAACTTCAAGAGCATATAAAGTTTTTATTAGAAAAAGGAAGCGTATATTTAAAAAAGAACTCAAATCTATTATTTCATGGATGTATGCCGTTAGATGAAAAAGGTGGATTTAGAGAGGTAGATATTTTTGGAAAAAAATATTCAGGAAAAAGATTGTTTGAAAGATGTGATCAACTTTGTAGAGAGGGATATTATGATGAAAATAGTATTCAAGGTAAAGATTTTATATGGTACCTTTGGTGCGGGAAAGATTCACCACTTTTTGGAAAAGATAAAATGAGAACTTTTGAAAGATATTTTTTCGTAGATAAAGAGAGTCATAAGGAGAATTATGATTATTATTATGAATTTTCTGAAAATAAAGAGGTTGCTGATAGAATATTAAAAGAGTTTGGAATATTAGATGAGTATTCTCATATAATAAATGGTCATGTTCCAGTAAAGGTAAGAAAAGGTGAAACACCAATAAGAGCTCAAGGGAAATTAATTCTTATAGATGGTGGATTTTCAAAAGCTTATCAATCTACAACAGGAATAGCAGGATATACTCTAATATTTAATTCTCATGGAAAGAGATTAGTTTGTCATAAACCATTTGAAAATAT